The window TATAAAGCCTCTTCGTATATTGAATTGGTAATTTTTTTGTTATCACTGTTTGAAATTACATAATAATTATTTAGAAGAGCATTTAATCTTTTCTCGTTATTTTTAAGGATTTTCAAAGTTTCTTTAGAAATAAAATTAAATTTGTAAGCGTCATTATCAAGTTTAACAATTTGAATTTCTGAATACTCTAGCCTAGCTGTTTTATTTAAATTTTGATAAATATTTTTCAACAGCGCAAGGTATGAAGCCTCAAACCTTTCTCTATATTCTGAAAATACTTCCATCTTGATTCTTAAATTTGTCGTATACATATCTTCTATTGATGTGTTTATATTAACAAATATGCCTTTTCCTAAAGTATATATAAAACCAGCAGGTATATTTGAATACACAAAAGTACAAACAGGGCATAAAAATATGTCGTTATTAAAATTCCAAACATTTGATGTTTTTCTTGTAATATCAAAACCAATATTATTTATAAACGAAATTGAATTGGAAAATTGTTTATTTATCTTATTGTTGCAAACAAAACAGTTATGTTTATACCCTGATTTATCACTTTTTATGTACTCAAAAAGAGGTTCTATAAAATACTCTTTATAAGCTTTGTAAAAATCCAATTCTTTGTTGTTTTTGTTTAAAAAACTTACATTAGACCAAAATTTATTTATAACATTATAACTTACATCAGCTACTGGTAAATATTTTTTCACAATATCATTATCGAGAAATTCAAAAATAAATTTTAAAATACTGAGATTTTCTTCTTTACTTACTTTTAAATCTAACTTATCTAAGTGTTCTTCAATAAAAAACTTTTTACCAGTTTTTTCTTCTATAAGAGGTAAAAGTTTTCGATAACTACTTCTTAGCAAACCACTGTTCTTATCTTTAATAAGTCTTATAAATTCGTTAATTTCACTTGCGCTGATTTCAGCAGCGTCTTTTTTTTCAATTATTTTTTTCTTTTCAATTAACCTGTTAAAAAATAAGTTTTTATAAGTATTTATAAAATAATTAAAGTATAATTCATCATAATTTTCCAGCTTATCTAAATCAATAATTAGCTCTTCATCATTTAATTCAACATTATCTCTTCCTAAAACATTTATTATCCCTACCAACCCTGCATTATATAACCAATTCGAGAGTTTTAACGTAATTGTTTTTGCCATTTTATCACCTCATAATATCTCTATCATTCCAAAGCCTGAACTTCTTTTACTTCCAATGCCTGATCTATATAAAAATTCTAATACTTTTTTCTCGCTCTTTATTCTGAAAATTCCTAAATTTGCTCTCAACTTTTTATTGTAATTCATAACTGTCACTTTTTTCAGTTTTAAAATTTCTATATCAAACTCTGAATTATCCATCACAAAGATTTTTTTCAGCTGATAATGTGTGTTTTTTTTCAATATATCAATTGCTCCTTCTTCTGAAAAATATAAATATTCGTCACTTTGTCTTGTGTGATTTCTAATTAAAATTGGTGATAATGTTTTTACAGTTATAAGATTACTTTCTATATTTTTACTTGGAATTTTTAGAATATTATAAAGTTCAAGCCTTGTTTCTTTATAATTAAATTCATGACTTATCATATTTACAAATGCATTGTAAAAATAGATTAATGTTTCATAACTGTATGTTGAAAAAAATAAATTTATAAAATTAGTTTCAAGCTGAATAAAATTTTTATGAAATTCACAATTCTTCATGAACACAGAAAAAGTAAAATCCTTTAGTATTGGATCTTTCTTTTTGTAATATTTTTCTAAAACTTCTTTATCGTAGTTTCCTAAAGAATATTTAAAGAAACTTATAAACATTCTTCTATAATCTAATGGAATTATTTTTGAATTAACTTTAAACATTAACTTTAATCTCATAAGACATCCTCCCCAACGTTTTTAGTATATTATAATAAAATTAATCTTAATTAACAAAATATTAAAACCTACAATTTTTTCTGTTTTTTCAGATTTATCTAATTTTAATTGCAAAATAGTTAGGTTTTTAAATGTTATTACATAAATAATAATTTTTCATGATTACCTTAAAATTTTTCTAATTAACTGACAAAAGCCCAACATTAATTGCGATATAAAAATAAAGCGATGTTATTAATTAGGAATATTTTTCCATTTTAAATTTATAATAATCTATAGCTCTTTTTTACCTAATTACAAAGTATTAAAAAAATGAAAAACCCTCCTCAAATATTTTGAGGAGGGTTAAAGCTAATAACAAATTTTTATTATTATTATTTTCAATCCTTATTTTGCATATGCAACACTTCTCTTTTCTCTTATCACTACCACTTTTAAAACTCCCGGGTATTGTAATTCTTCTTCTATTTTCATTGCTATATCATGCGAAAGTTTCTCTGCCAAAGTATCATCAACTTTATCAGGTTGAACTATTACTCTTACTTCTCTACCAGCTTGAATAGCGTAAGCATTTTCAACATATTTAAAGCTTTTCGCAATTTCTTCAAGTTTAAATAATCTCTTGATATAATTTTCTACATCTTCACGCCTTGCACCTGGTCGAGCAGCAGATAAGGCATCTGCAGCTGCAACTATAACTGCTTCTGGAGTTATTGGTTCTTCTTCGCCGTGGTGTGCCATAACCATATTGATAATTTCTTTACTTTCACCATATCTTTTTAAAATTTCTGCACCAATTACCGTATGTGAACCTTCAACTTCATGATCTAAAGCCTTTCCTATGTCATGTAATAATGCTCCTCTTTTTGTTTTTTCAACATTCAAACCTAATTCAGAAGCAATTAACCCTGCAATCAAAGCTACTTCTATAGAATGTGCCAAAACATTTTGACCATAACTTGTCCTAAATTTAAGTCTACCAAGCAATTTAATTATTTCAGGGTGTAATCCTCCCACACCTGTGACAAAAGTAGCCTCTTGACCTGCTTCCTTAATAATCTTTTCTACTTCCGCCTTAGATTTTTCATACATTTCTTCTATACGTGTTGGATGAATCCTTCCATCAGCAACTAACTTTTCAATTGTTCTTCTTGCAATTTCCCTTCTTAAAGGATTAAAACAACTGACCGTAACCATTTCAGGTGTATCATCAATAATCAAGTCAACACCTGTAACTTTTTCAAATGCTCTAATATTTCTACCTTCTCTTCCAATTAATCTTCCTTTCATATCATCGTTTGGAAGCATCACAGTGCTAATTGTAATTTCACCAGAATATTCTGGTGCATATCTCTGAATTGCATCAGCAATTACTTTTTTAGCATATTTTTCGGAATCTTCATCATATCTTGCCTTTATTTGAGAATAAACCTTTGCAATTTCGTATTCATATTTCTCTCTCGCTTCTTCTAGAACCATTTCTTTAGCTTGTTCTGAAGTTATTCCCGCAAGTTTTTGGAATTTTTCTTCAAGCTCCTTCTCTTTTTCTAATATATTTCTTTGCTTTAATTCAAGTTCATGTCTCAATTCTTCAATATAAGTTTCTTTTTTGTCAAGAAGCTCTTCTCTCTTTGCAACCATTTCTTCTCTCTTTATCAATCTCTCTTCGGAATGTCTGATTTCTTCTTCTCTTGCTCTTCTTTCTCTTTCCCATTCTTCCCTTAACTTATGAATCTCTTCCCTTGATTCTATAATCGCTTTCTTTTTTATTTCATTTGCTTCTTTCTCTGCTTCTTTTATTATATGTTCTGCATCCTTTTTAGCTTTAAATAGATCTTTTTCTATTTTCCTTTTTGAAATTACATATCCTAAAGTTAAACCAAATAGAAAAGCAATGCCACTAATAATATATGTCAACATTACTATTCACCTCCAAATCCTTTTCTATAAAGTAGTTCTCGTGCTTTTTTTTCATCCATACCTTTTGTAATTTCCTTCTTTATTTCTTCCAGATCAACTTCCTCTAAAACTTTTTTTATTGCATCTTCTATAATATACTCATCAACTCCAAGCTTTTTCAACTCTAACTTGATCCTAAAAGGACCTTTTTTGTGTAAAGTCAATGAATCGTAAACATATAGATATGCAAATTTTTCGTCGTCTATAAATCCTTTTTCTTTTAAATAACTTATCGTTTTTTCTATTTCCTCACTCTCGTATCCTTTTTCCTTCAATCTAAATCTAAGCTCATTTTCAGATCTAATACGATACTTCAAAAGCCTTAAAGCATCATTTATTGGATTTCTTTGTTTCTTTCTTTTCACTTGATTCTTCTCCTTTAATTAATCCATGTTTTTCTCTAATCCTTATCTCAATTTCATTTAACAATTCTGAATGATTAACAAGATACTCAATCGAATTATTCTTCCCCTGACCTAAGGAATGTTCAGTACCATTCAAGTCAACATAAGAGAACCAACTCCCACGTCTCGTAACTAAACCTTCATCAACCGCTAGATTGAATAATTCGTATTCTCTTACTATTCCTTTTCCATAAATGATATCTACAATTGCTTCTTTAAATGGTGGGGCAACTTTATTTTTCACAAATTTTACTCTTACTTCATTTCCTATATGATTCTGTCCTTCAGTCAACTTCCCTATGTTTCTAACTTCAAGACGCATTGTTGAATAGAATTTTAATGCTACTCCACCTGTTGTTGTTTCCGGATTTCCATACATTACCCCAATTTTCATACGAGTTTGATTTATAAAAATAACAACAGATTTCGATTTATTAATATTCCCTGCAAGTTTTCTTAAAGCTTGAGACATTAATCTTGCTTGAAGCCCCACCTGTACATCCCCCATAGCACCTTCTATTTCAGCTCTTGGTACCAATGCCGCAACAGAATCAATAACTACTAAATCAACAGCATTACTTCTTACTAAATCATCCACTATCTCAAGAGCTTGCTCTCCATAATCTGGTTGAGCAATTAATAAATTCGATACATCAACACCTAAATTTTGAGCATAAACTGGATCAAGAGCATGCTCTGCGTCAATGAAAGCAGCTATTCCTCCATTTTTTTGTGCAGACGCTATTGCATGGAGCGCTATTGTGGTTTTACCACTTGATTCTGGACCGTATATTTCAATAATTCTTCCTCGAGGATAGCCACCTACTCCTGAAGCAATATCAATAGCTACCGAACCACTTGGAATAACTTCTATATTTTGTACATGCGAATCCTCACCTAAAAGCATTATAGCACCTTTCCCATAAGTTTTTTCAATTTTATTAATCGCTTTTTTAAGAACCTCCATCTTTTCATTATTGCTCATTTTTCATCAAACCTCCTTCAAATTTAATCCTGTAAAGCCATTTATAAATAGGTCCAGCGGGTGTTAAAGTTGATGAATAAATAGTCACACTATCAACCGGTACTGTGATCTTAGGTGTTGTAATGCCTTCAACCAAACTCTCCCATTTTTCCGGGCTAAATTTAACTCTTCCAAGAGTTATATGAGGAACAAAATTTCCTTGATCTTCAAAAGACATTCTAAGTTTCTTCATTTCAGATCTCATTTCAAGATACAATGTCTGCAATGCTTTATTTTGAACAACTTTCAGAAAAAAGACCCTTGGTCTATTTTTAAACCTAAAATAACCAAAACCCGAAACGTCAAAAGAAAAAGAAGGAAATCCAGCAAGCCTTTTTTGCAAACGATTTGCAAGAGTTTCAACCAACGCTTCTTTTACATCTCCCAAAAAAAACAGTGTTAGATGCATATTTTCAGGCTTCACCCATGAAGCTTTGAAACCCATTCTCATAAGCTTTGAAATTGTTTCATTAGCAATTTCATTAACCTCCGAATTTATATCTAAAGCAATAAAAGTTCGCATTCACTCACCCCTTTAAAACTTCCCTATTCTGCACCATATAAATTAACCCAGAAAGGATTGTCACAATTACCACCAAATACCCTATAACATTATTAAAACTCTCAAGATTTTTGAAATACAGTACCTGCAAAAACAAACTAATAACCCATACTATTTGAGAAACTGTTTTCAATTTTCCAAAATAATTTGCTGCTACAACTGTGCCCAAATTCACTGCAGCCATTCGTATTGTAGTCACAAGAGTATCGCGAAAAACAATAACAACTAATATCCAACTTGGTATGAGATTTTGCTGAACAAATACAATTAAAATACTAGTAATCAAAATTTTGTCACTCATTTGATCAAATATCTTTCCAAAATTACTAACCTGATTTAATTTTCTTGCAAAATAACCATCCAAATAATCGCTGAAAGAAGCAATTAAAAATAAAATAAACGCAACTATATAATTCTGCTGGATAAGAAAAGCAACCAGAATCGCCGTTAAAACAACCCTAATCCAAGTAATAATATTGGGAATATTCACAAGATCACTCCTCTATTAATTCCCCTTCAAGATCATACAAATCGGCAAAGGTGATTCTCACTCTATGAAATCCCTTTTTAAACTTTCCTTTTACAAAAACATTACCATCAATTTCTGGACTATCCATATAAGTTCTACCCACTAACACCCCATATTCCTCGTCGTCAAACAAAACATCAAAAACCTTTCCTATAAGTTTATTATTTTTCTCAAAAGAGATTGTTGATTGAATTTCCATTAGTAAATCTAATCTCTCCTGCGCCACATCTTCGGCTACCTTGTTTGGTAAATTATACGATATAGCTTCCTCTTCATCTGAATACAAGAATGCTCCTAATCTGTCAAACCTCACCTCCTGAACAAATTTAATTAACTTTTCAAAATCTTTTTCCGTCTCTCCTGGAAAGCCAACAATAATACTTGTTCTAATAACAGCATTTGGATATTTATCTCTTATTTTTAATATTAACTTTTTTAACTCTTTCGAATCTTTTGTTCTGTTCATCAACTTCAAAATTCTATCGCTTCCATGTTGTACAGGAATATCGAAATATTTTAAAACTTTTGAATAAGAAAAAGCTTCAATGATTTCGTCAGTAATATGATCCGGATGCATGTACAATACTCTAAGCCAAAAATCACCTTCGATATCATTTAAAGATTTTAACAGTTTTGAAAGTGCTTGTTCACCATACAAATCTACTCCATATCCTGTAGTATCTTGTGCAACTAAAATAATTTCCTTTTTTCCACGTTTTACTAAAGTTTCTACTTCT of the Thermosipho atlanticus DSM 15807 genome contains:
- a CDS encoding regulatory protein RecX, with the protein product MKRKKQRNPINDALRLLKYRIRSENELRFRLKEKGYESEEIEKTISYLKEKGFIDDEKFAYLYVYDSLTLHKKGPFRIKLELKKLGVDEYIIEDAIKKVLEEVDLEEIKKEITKGMDEKKARELLYRKGFGGE
- the pgsA gene encoding CDP-diacylglycerol--glycerol-3-phosphate 3-phosphatidyltransferase; translated protein: MNIPNIITWIRVVLTAILVAFLIQQNYIVAFILFLIASFSDYLDGYFARKLNQVSNFGKIFDQMSDKILITSILIVFVQQNLIPSWILVVIVFRDTLVTTIRMAAVNLGTVVAANYFGKLKTVSQIVWVISLFLQVLYFKNLESFNNVIGYLVVIVTILSGLIYMVQNREVLKG
- the thpR gene encoding RNA 2',3'-cyclic phosphodiesterase → MRTFIALDINSEVNEIANETISKLMRMGFKASWVKPENMHLTLFFLGDVKEALVETLANRLQKRLAGFPSFSFDVSGFGYFRFKNRPRVFFLKVVQNKALQTLYLEMRSEMKKLRMSFEDQGNFVPHITLGRVKFSPEKWESLVEGITTPKITVPVDSVTIYSSTLTPAGPIYKWLYRIKFEGGLMKNEQ
- the recA gene encoding recombinase RecA encodes the protein MSNNEKMEVLKKAINKIEKTYGKGAIMLLGEDSHVQNIEVIPSGSVAIDIASGVGGYPRGRIIEIYGPESSGKTTIALHAIASAQKNGGIAAFIDAEHALDPVYAQNLGVDVSNLLIAQPDYGEQALEIVDDLVRSNAVDLVVIDSVAALVPRAEIEGAMGDVQVGLQARLMSQALRKLAGNINKSKSVVIFINQTRMKIGVMYGNPETTTGGVALKFYSTMRLEVRNIGKLTEGQNHIGNEVRVKFVKNKVAPPFKEAIVDIIYGKGIVREYELFNLAVDEGLVTRRGSWFSYVDLNGTEHSLGQGKNNSIEYLVNHSELLNEIEIRIREKHGLIKGEESSEKKETKKSNK
- the cas8a1 gene encoding type I-B CRISPR-associated protein Cas8b1/Cst1, translating into MAKTITLKLSNWLYNAGLVGIINVLGRDNVELNDEELIIDLDKLENYDELYFNYFINTYKNLFFNRLIEKKKIIEKKDAAEISASEINEFIRLIKDKNSGLLRSSYRKLLPLIEEKTGKKFFIEEHLDKLDLKVSKEENLSILKFIFEFLDNDIVKKYLPVADVSYNVINKFWSNVSFLNKNNKELDFYKAYKEYFIEPLFEYIKSDKSGYKHNCFVCNNKINKQFSNSISFINNIGFDITRKTSNVWNFNNDIFLCPVCTFVYSNIPAGFIYTLGKGIFVNINTSIEDMYTTNLRIKMEVFSEYRERFEASYLALLKNIYQNLNKTARLEYSEIQIVKLDNDAYKFNFISKETLKILKNNEKRLNALLNNYYVISNSDNKKITNSIYEEALYKIINKSPLEPLIYKLLYLRINSENEGFNYNTINNLLNIMYYITSEVRKLNGKEELVRKANYAGYKLWEEYKKRDSVNKIPGIAYRLLNSLKVEKFDQFLDILLNCYLYVNKDIPKLIIDTLYDKELFKIVAYSFIAGMINEKVEKEEIV
- the cas6 gene encoding CRISPR-associated endoribonuclease Cas6, with product MRLKLMFKVNSKIIPLDYRRMFISFFKYSLGNYDKEVLEKYYKKKDPILKDFTFSVFMKNCEFHKNFIQLETNFINLFFSTYSYETLIYFYNAFVNMISHEFNYKETRLELYNILKIPSKNIESNLITVKTLSPILIRNHTRQSDEYLYFSEEGAIDILKKNTHYQLKKIFVMDNSEFDIEILKLKKVTVMNYNKKLRANLGIFRIKSEKKVLEFLYRSGIGSKRSSGFGMIEIL
- the rimO gene encoding 30S ribosomal protein S12 methylthiotransferase RimO, whose amino-acid sequence is MNFYVEVLGCPKNIADCAILKAKLKKYGHNVVEDIERADAIIIDTCGFILESKKESIEEILVNIERKKFDKEFKVFVKGCLVQRYGKELEKEIPEVDGWFGVVTPEEIAKNIGKRSLISKNPEPVYEFEDRIDEDVQYAYVKIADGCDRACAFCTIPLFKGSFKSRKIEDIVKEVETLVKRGKKEIILVAQDTTGYGVDLYGEQALSKLLKSLNDIEGDFWLRVLYMHPDHITDEIIEAFSYSKVLKYFDIPVQHGSDRILKLMNRTKDSKELKKLILKIRDKYPNAVIRTSIIVGFPGETEKDFEKLIKFVQEVRFDRLGAFLYSDEEEAISYNLPNKVAEDVAQERLDLLMEIQSTISFEKNNKLIGKVFDVLFDDEEYGVLVGRTYMDSPEIDGNVFVKGKFKKGFHRVRITFADLYDLEGELIEE
- the rny gene encoding ribonuclease Y — translated: MLTYIISGIAFLFGLTLGYVISKRKIEKDLFKAKKDAEHIIKEAEKEANEIKKKAIIESREEIHKLREEWERERRAREEEIRHSEERLIKREEMVAKREELLDKKETYIEELRHELELKQRNILEKEKELEEKFQKLAGITSEQAKEMVLEEAREKYEYEIAKVYSQIKARYDEDSEKYAKKVIADAIQRYAPEYSGEITISTVMLPNDDMKGRLIGREGRNIRAFEKVTGVDLIIDDTPEMVTVSCFNPLRREIARRTIEKLVADGRIHPTRIEEMYEKSKAEVEKIIKEAGQEATFVTGVGGLHPEIIKLLGRLKFRTSYGQNVLAHSIEVALIAGLIASELGLNVEKTKRGALLHDIGKALDHEVEGSHTVIGAEILKRYGESKEIINMVMAHHGEEEPITPEAVIVAAADALSAARPGARREDVENYIKRLFKLEEIAKSFKYVENAYAIQAGREVRVIVQPDKVDDTLAEKLSHDIAMKIEEELQYPGVLKVVVIREKRSVAYAK